One genomic window of Papaver somniferum cultivar HN1 unplaced genomic scaffold, ASM357369v1 unplaced-scaffold_150, whole genome shotgun sequence includes the following:
- the LOC113336092 gene encoding probable protein phosphatase 2C 9 — MEKLCCFNAAYSQLTGARAATCGSGKGRQGPIKYGFSLVKGKANHPMEDFHVAKFVHTKGRDVGLFAIYDGHLGDTVPAYLQKNLFSNILKEEEFWTDPSRSITKAYEKTDQAILTHNPDLGRGGSTAVTAILVNGRTLWVANVGDSRGVLSKKGIARQMTTDHEPSTERGSIENRGGFVSNMPGDVPRVNGQLAVSRAFGDKSLKSHLSSDPDIQHADIDSETDTLILASDGLWKVMSNQEAVDIARNIKDPQRAAKQLTVEALERDSKDDISCVVVRFKG; from the exons ATGGAGAAATTATGCTGCTTTAATGCTGCTTATTCTCAG CTTACAGGAGCACGTGCCGCCACATGTGGTTCTGGGAAGGGCCGTCAAGGTCCGATAAAGTATGGGTTTAGCCTAGTAAAAGGGAAAGCAAATCACCCAATGGAGGATTTTCATGTTGCTAAGTTTGTACATACTAAAGGACGCGATGTTGGACTTTTTGCTATTTATGATGGTCATTTAGGCGATACAGTTCCTGCTTACCTACAAAAGAATTTGTTTTCCAATATCTTGAAAGAG GAAGAGTTTTGGACTGATCCCAGTAGATCTATTACAAAGGCATATGAGAAGACTGATCAAGCTATTCTTACACATAATCCTGATTTGGGGCGTGGTGGGTCCACTGCTGTTACTGCAATACTTGTAAACGGCAGAACGTTATGGGTGGCAAATGTTGGTGATTCACGGGGAGTTCTTTCAAAAAAAGGGATTGCAAGACAGATGACTACAGATCATGAGCCGAGTACTGAACGTGGCAGCATTGAAAACAGAGGGGGCTTCGTCTCCAATATGCCAG GAGACGTCCCTAGAGTGAACGGTCAGTTGGCAGTTTCTCGTGCTTTTGGTGACAAGAGTCTTAAATCACACTTGAGTTCAGATCCCGACATACAACATGCAGATATCGACTCTGAAACAGATACTCTCATTCTTGCAAGTGACGGTCTTTGGAAG GTCATGAGTAATCAAGAGGCGGTCGATATTGCGAGAAATATCAAGGACCCGCAAAGGGCAGCAAAGCAACTAACTGTCGAAGCTCTGGAAAGAGACAGTAAAGATGATATATCTTGTGTTGTCGTGCGTTTTAAGGGTTAA